A region from the Sandaracinus amylolyticus genome encodes:
- a CDS encoding glycosyltransferase, with the protein MLPWIVLGCAVFAYGFFGLGAIATLRHTRRRARAIANDRLPAVSLLKPLKGIEESLEQNLESFFTQDYGGPIEIVFATAEPDDDALPVARRVAARYPEISVRFVLSDPEYGLNPKVANLAGALRAAKHDLVLQSDANVRARPDYLRRVVSELIEEDGALLSSMVVGVGERSPGAAMENLQLSAMIAPSTCFALRYFGVTCVIGKSMLFRRSVLDELGGLERVKDVLAEDYLLGRAFEKAGRKVILSTTVAENVNHDVTIDRFMSRHARWLKMRAVIHPPAFVADVFANPVGLAVIATVLSGFDVRFVAALLALVIAKASTDAMLLRRTRGEAMPWKLLLCAPLKDVLLLAIWPYAAMSRSIEWRGTRLRLGWQTKLRPDDGAFAVRIARRLIGRAG; encoded by the coding sequence ATGCTGCCCTGGATCGTGCTCGGTTGCGCGGTGTTCGCGTACGGTTTCTTCGGGCTCGGCGCGATCGCGACGCTGCGGCACACGAGGAGACGCGCGCGCGCGATCGCGAACGATCGACTGCCAGCGGTCTCGCTGCTCAAGCCGCTCAAGGGGATCGAGGAGTCGCTCGAGCAGAACCTCGAGTCGTTCTTCACGCAGGACTACGGCGGGCCGATCGAGATCGTGTTCGCGACCGCCGAGCCCGACGACGACGCGCTCCCGGTCGCGCGTCGCGTGGCGGCGCGGTACCCCGAGATCAGCGTGCGGTTCGTGCTCTCGGATCCCGAGTACGGCCTCAACCCGAAGGTCGCGAACCTCGCGGGCGCGCTGCGCGCGGCGAAGCACGATCTCGTGCTGCAGAGCGACGCGAACGTGCGCGCGCGACCGGACTACCTGCGCCGCGTGGTGAGCGAGCTGATCGAGGAGGACGGCGCGCTGCTCTCGAGCATGGTCGTCGGCGTCGGCGAGCGATCGCCGGGCGCGGCGATGGAGAACCTGCAGCTCTCGGCGATGATCGCGCCGTCGACGTGCTTCGCGCTGCGCTACTTCGGCGTGACGTGCGTGATCGGCAAGTCGATGCTGTTCCGCCGCAGCGTGCTGGACGAGCTCGGTGGGCTCGAGCGCGTGAAGGACGTGCTCGCGGAGGACTACTTGCTCGGGCGCGCGTTCGAGAAGGCGGGCCGCAAGGTGATCCTCTCGACGACCGTCGCGGAGAACGTGAACCACGACGTGACGATCGACCGGTTCATGAGCCGCCACGCGCGATGGCTGAAGATGCGCGCGGTGATCCACCCTCCCGCGTTCGTCGCGGACGTGTTCGCGAACCCGGTGGGCCTGGCGGTGATCGCGACGGTGCTGTCGGGCTTCGACGTGCGCTTCGTGGCGGCGCTGCTCGCGCTGGTGATCGCGAAGGCGAGCACGGACGCGATGCTGCTGCGCCGGACGCGCGGCGAGGCGATGCCGTGGAAGCTGCTGCTCTGCGCGCCGCTGAAGGACGTGCTGCTGCTCGCGATCTGGCCTTATGCGGCGATGTCGCGGTCGATCGAGTGGCGGGGGACGCGACTTCGGCTCGGGTGGCAGACGAAGCTGCGGCCCGATGACGGGGCGTTCGCGGTTCGGATCGCTCGGCGGCTGATCGGCCGCGCGGGGTGA
- a CDS encoding methylated-DNA--[protein]-cysteine S-methyltransferase: protein MLDLAHLGRLHLAWSAHGLVWIEQLALDVDHDARVRWLPEVPRDASASDVPARFADPLRAFDAGAPIDPATLDVDLRGTEFQNRVWSALRAVGRGQVRTYAGLAADAGSPRAMRAVGMAMSRNPIPIVVPCHRIIAQGSRIGGYTGGLPRKRVLLALEGVGIDGDRVIGSQLSLL, encoded by the coding sequence ATGCTCGATCTCGCGCACCTCGGTCGGCTGCACCTCGCGTGGAGCGCGCACGGCCTCGTGTGGATCGAGCAGCTCGCGCTCGACGTCGATCACGACGCGCGCGTGCGCTGGCTGCCCGAGGTGCCGCGCGACGCGAGCGCGAGCGACGTCCCCGCGCGCTTCGCCGATCCGCTGCGCGCGTTCGACGCGGGCGCGCCGATCGATCCCGCGACGCTCGACGTCGATCTGCGCGGCACCGAGTTCCAGAACCGCGTCTGGTCCGCGCTGCGCGCGGTGGGGCGCGGGCAGGTGCGCACGTACGCGGGGCTCGCGGCCGACGCCGGGTCGCCTCGCGCGATGCGCGCCGTCGGCATGGCGATGTCGAGGAACCCGATCCCGATCGTCGTGCCCTGTCATCGCATCATCGCGCAGGGCTCGCGCATCGGCGGCTACACCGGCGGTCTTCCGCGCAAGCGCGTGCTCCTCGCGCTCGAGGGGGTCGGCATCGACGGCGATCGCGTGATCGGATCGCAGCTCTCGCTGCTGTGA
- a CDS encoding YceD family protein: protein MAEFEIKVLELEAGGKQYDFPLRRAWLDASLGLADAKPGDALKADPAQPDGVVSVWVEKTGEDVVVRGRVKTHLIAECARCLGEAHVPVDTAVTALFTARGETIRPVADEEDLTPEELDTEFYRGDTVVLDALVREHVLLEVPMQTLCSETCTGLEVPAAIRGPADLHEAPIHEGKKVDPRLAPLMDLMDKTKKKGS, encoded by the coding sequence ATGGCGGAATTCGAGATCAAGGTGCTCGAGCTCGAAGCGGGCGGGAAGCAGTACGACTTCCCGCTCCGCCGCGCGTGGCTCGACGCATCGCTCGGTCTGGCCGACGCGAAGCCCGGTGACGCGCTCAAGGCCGATCCCGCGCAGCCCGACGGCGTGGTGTCCGTCTGGGTCGAGAAGACCGGCGAGGACGTGGTCGTGCGCGGCCGCGTCAAGACGCACCTGATCGCCGAGTGCGCGCGCTGCCTCGGCGAGGCGCACGTCCCGGTCGACACCGCGGTCACCGCGCTGTTCACCGCGCGCGGCGAGACGATTCGTCCCGTCGCCGACGAAGAGGACCTGACGCCCGAGGAGCTCGACACCGAGTTCTATCGCGGCGACACCGTCGTCCTCGATGCGCTCGTGCGCGAGCACGTGCTGCTCGAGGTCCCGATGCAGACGCTCTGCAGCGAGACCTGCACGGGCCTCGAGGTCCCCGCCGCGATCCGCGGCCCGGCCGACCTCCACGAGGCGCCGATCCACGAAGGAAAGAAGGTCGATCCGCGCCTCGCGCCGCTGATGGACCTGATGGACAAGACGAAGAAGAAGGGCTCCTGA
- the rpmF gene encoding 50S ribosomal protein L32: MAVPKRRTTRSKRNMRRANHDKVAAPTIVACANCGAMTVPHRVCEACGHYGGRQVKDKGQAESES, encoded by the coding sequence GTGGCCGTTCCGAAGCGCCGTACCACCCGTTCCAAGCGCAACATGCGTCGCGCGAACCACGACAAGGTCGCCGCCCCGACGATCGTCGCCTGCGCCAACTGTGGCGCGATGACGGTCCCGCACCGGGTGTGCGAGGCCTGCGGCCACTACGGCGGCCGTCAGGTGAAGGACAAGGGCCAGGCCGAGAGCGAGTCCTGA
- the fabG gene encoding 3-oxoacyl-[acyl-carrier-protein] reductase — translation MFDLKDRVALVTGGSRGIGRACCVALAKQGAYVAINYSSNESAAAQTLDVVRAAGGDGEIIRFDVADPEACDQAVTDLVKRKGRLDILVNNAGIAMDQLLIRIKPEELEKTFSTNVAGSLWCAKAAMRPMMKAKRGRIINLSSVVAESGNPGQAVYSASKAALLGLTKTLAREYASRGVTVNAVAPGFIETDMTSSLPEQAKQAIVAQTPLGRQGTAEEVAAAVVFLASDEASYVTGQTIRVNGGMYV, via the coding sequence GTGTTCGATCTGAAGGACAGAGTCGCGCTGGTCACCGGTGGCTCGCGCGGGATCGGCCGCGCGTGCTGCGTCGCGCTCGCGAAGCAGGGCGCGTACGTCGCGATCAACTACTCGAGCAACGAGAGCGCCGCGGCGCAGACGCTCGACGTCGTGCGCGCGGCGGGCGGCGACGGCGAGATCATCCGCTTCGACGTGGCGGATCCCGAGGCGTGCGACCAAGCGGTCACCGACCTCGTGAAGCGGAAGGGGCGCCTCGACATCCTCGTGAACAACGCGGGGATCGCGATGGACCAGCTGCTGATCCGCATCAAGCCGGAGGAGCTCGAGAAGACGTTCTCGACGAACGTCGCGGGCTCGCTCTGGTGCGCGAAGGCGGCGATGCGCCCGATGATGAAGGCCAAGCGCGGCCGCATCATCAACCTGTCGAGCGTCGTGGCCGAGTCGGGCAACCCCGGGCAGGCCGTGTACTCGGCCAGCAAGGCCGCGCTGCTGGGGTTGACGAAGACGCTCGCGCGGGAGTACGCCTCGCGCGGCGTCACGGTCAACGCCGTGGCGCCCGGCTTCATCGAGACGGACATGACGTCGAGCCTGCCGGAGCAGGCGAAGCAGGCGATCGTCGCCCAGACCCCGCTCGGGCGTCAGGGCACGGCGGAGGAGGTGGCCGCCGCGGTCGTCTTCCTCGCGAGCGACGAGGCCTCGTACGTCACGGGTCAGACCATCCGCGTCAACGGCGGCATGTACGTGTGA
- a CDS encoding acyl carrier protein: MEIADKVKEIVSQQLDVDVAQIKPESQFIDDLGADSLAIVELVLAFEEQFEIDIPDEDTEKIRTVGDAISYISTRTKK, encoded by the coding sequence ATGGAGATCGCAGACAAGGTCAAGGAGATCGTCTCGCAGCAGCTCGACGTCGACGTCGCGCAGATCAAGCCGGAGTCGCAGTTCATCGACGACCTCGGCGCCGACTCGCTCGCGATCGTGGAGCTCGTGCTCGCGTTCGAAGAGCAGTTCGAGATCGACATCCCCGACGAGGACACCGAGAAGATCCGCACGGTCGGCGACGCGATTTCCTATATCTCGACGCGTACCAAGAAGTGA
- the fabF gene encoding beta-ketoacyl-ACP synthase II — MRRVVVTGVGAVSPVGADVETTWNALLAGKSGIGPIQRFDASTFACRIAGECLDFDPEKYIEKKRLREGDRFIHLAMGASVQAVERSGLLATPLSEDDLERVGTFIGVGLCGLELIERMKETLLEKGPRRISPYFIPAAISNLAPGHVSMRYGFKGPNYTTTSACSSGAHAVGEAFRWIQRGDIDVAVAGGAESTISGLGVGGFTAMRALSERNDEPQRASRPFDRDRDGFVMAEGAGVMILEERERAIARGANILCEILGYGATSDAYHLTQPAPEGEGAQRAMKNALRDGKIDLERVHYVNAHATSTPTGDKQELQALKKIFGERALGKKDANGVWISATKSMTGHLLGAAGGIEAVFAVLALRDGAVPPTINLENPDDEAEGMDLVPHEARRRSMDVVLSNSFGFGGTNVTLAFGKH; from the coding sequence ATGCGTAGGGTGGTCGTCACGGGAGTGGGCGCGGTGAGCCCGGTGGGCGCGGACGTCGAGACCACCTGGAACGCTCTGCTCGCAGGCAAGAGCGGCATCGGGCCGATCCAGCGGTTCGACGCGAGCACGTTCGCGTGCCGCATCGCCGGCGAGTGCCTCGACTTCGATCCCGAGAAGTACATCGAGAAGAAGCGGCTCCGCGAGGGCGATCGCTTCATCCACCTCGCGATGGGCGCGTCCGTGCAGGCGGTCGAGCGCTCGGGCCTGCTCGCGACGCCGCTCTCGGAGGACGACCTCGAGCGCGTCGGCACGTTCATCGGCGTCGGTCTCTGCGGTCTCGAGCTGATCGAGCGCATGAAGGAGACGCTGCTCGAGAAGGGCCCCCGCCGCATCTCGCCGTACTTCATCCCCGCGGCGATCTCGAACCTCGCGCCGGGTCACGTCTCGATGCGCTACGGGTTCAAGGGCCCGAACTACACGACGACGAGCGCGTGCTCGTCGGGCGCGCACGCGGTGGGCGAGGCGTTCCGCTGGATCCAGCGCGGCGACATCGACGTCGCGGTCGCGGGCGGCGCGGAGAGCACGATCAGCGGGCTCGGCGTGGGCGGGTTCACGGCGATGCGCGCGCTCAGCGAGCGCAACGACGAGCCGCAGCGCGCGAGCCGTCCGTTCGACCGTGACCGCGACGGCTTCGTGATGGCCGAGGGCGCGGGCGTGATGATCCTCGAGGAGCGCGAGCGCGCGATCGCGCGCGGCGCGAACATCCTCTGCGAGATCCTCGGCTACGGCGCGACGAGCGACGCGTACCACCTGACGCAGCCGGCCCCGGAGGGCGAGGGCGCGCAGCGTGCGATGAAGAACGCGCTCCGCGACGGCAAGATCGATCTCGAGCGCGTGCACTACGTCAACGCGCACGCGACGAGCACGCCGACCGGCGACAAGCAGGAGCTGCAGGCGCTCAAGAAGATCTTCGGCGAGCGCGCGCTGGGGAAGAAGGACGCGAACGGCGTCTGGATCTCGGCGACGAAGAGCATGACCGGGCACCTGCTCGGCGCGGCGGGCGGCATCGAGGCCGTGTTCGCGGTGCTCGCGCTGCGCGACGGCGCGGTTCCGCCGACGATCAACCTCGAGAACCCCGACGACGAGGCCGAGGGCATGGATCTCGTGCCGCACGAGGCGCGTCGTCGTTCGATGGACGTGGTGCTCTCGAACAGCTTCGGGTTCGGCGGGACGAACGTCACGCTCGCCTTCGGCAAGCACTGA
- the rpiB gene encoding ribose 5-phosphate isomerase B, whose protein sequence is MSSSDSIVIACDHAGLPLKQEIVAALQELGRAFEDLGTHDTASVDYPDYARRASSLIVEGKHRFAVLICGSGVGMAIAANKLPQIRAVVCSEPYSAAMSRRHNDANVLCMGARVVGPGLAREILEAFLGQQFEGGRHQRRVDKLEAC, encoded by the coding sequence ATGTCGTCGTCGGACTCGATCGTCATCGCTTGTGATCACGCCGGACTGCCGCTGAAGCAAGAGATCGTCGCCGCGCTCCAGGAGCTCGGCCGCGCGTTCGAGGATCTCGGCACGCACGACACTGCCTCGGTCGACTATCCCGACTATGCCCGCCGTGCCTCATCGCTGATCGTGGAGGGCAAGCACCGGTTCGCGGTGCTGATCTGCGGGAGCGGCGTCGGGATGGCCATCGCGGCGAACAAGCTCCCGCAGATCCGCGCCGTCGTGTGCAGCGAGCCCTACAGCGCCGCGATGTCGCGCCGGCACAACGACGCGAACGTGCTCTGCATGGGCGCCCGCGTCGTCGGTCCGGGCCTGGCGCGCGAGATCCTCGAGGCGTTCCTCGGTCAACAGTTCGAAGGCGGTCGCCACCAGCGCCGCGTCGACAAGCTCGAGGCGTGCTGA
- the ligA gene encoding NAD-dependent DNA ligase LigA: MRDELDALDAQIRHHEARYRAGAPEIPDAVFDDLVERHRVLAERLGIAIDARPGADHTEGFASVVHEVPMLSLDKLSHGRRDERGAPIPMRDQLAAWIARRAIELAMPEDAMPALTIEPKVDGISIALIYERGELARAITRGDGTRGDDVTKQVRATGAVPDRIAIDHGTIELRGELYWPRDAFERHNAALIAAGEAPLANPRNGCAGLVKRKDVRGLREAGLACFLYQLARASDDVAVPRTQRGLLAWLRDLGAPTYADLATHVTTLDEAIDVCEAWTAKRASLPFEIDGMVLKIDDRDAHARLGATSHHPHWGVAWKFPPERRLTRVLGITVTVGKSGKLTPVAELAPVRLAQTTVVRASLHNFVELERKDVRVGDWVAVEKAGDIIPQVALAEHALRAPGTASFTAPSVCPSCGSALEREEIFLFCTSPRCPDQLRERLAHFASRKAMDVEGLGDSVVDQLVTKLAVRTPDQLFALRARDLAQLDRMGDKSAQKIAERIAGAKERGLTRLLHGLAIRHVGETLARDLALHFRTMDALLAFAERYVAGDQGAIAEVAPTSGTGVIPGLARRSADVIFAVLASPAMRDIVRGLASHGVKLDAVEERAIAVEGVAGKTFVLTGTLPGLSREAASARIRAAGGRVSSSVSKKTDYVVAGAEAGTKLEQAQSLGVAVLDESALLALLAGTGA, from the coding sequence ATGAGAGACGAGCTCGACGCGCTCGACGCGCAGATCAGGCACCACGAGGCGCGCTATCGGGCGGGCGCGCCCGAGATCCCCGACGCGGTCTTCGACGATCTCGTGGAGCGCCATCGCGTGCTCGCAGAGCGGCTCGGGATCGCGATCGACGCGCGCCCCGGCGCCGATCACACCGAGGGGTTCGCGAGCGTCGTGCACGAGGTGCCGATGCTCTCGCTCGACAAGCTCTCGCATGGTCGGCGCGACGAGCGCGGCGCGCCGATTCCGATGCGCGACCAGCTCGCGGCGTGGATCGCCCGTCGCGCGATCGAGCTCGCGATGCCCGAGGACGCGATGCCCGCGCTCACCATCGAGCCGAAGGTCGACGGCATCTCGATCGCGCTGATCTACGAGCGCGGAGAGCTCGCGCGCGCGATCACGCGCGGCGACGGCACACGCGGCGACGACGTGACGAAGCAGGTGCGCGCGACGGGCGCGGTGCCCGATCGCATCGCGATCGATCACGGCACGATCGAGCTGCGAGGCGAGCTCTACTGGCCGCGCGATGCGTTCGAGCGGCACAACGCCGCGCTGATCGCTGCCGGCGAGGCGCCGCTCGCGAACCCGCGCAACGGGTGCGCCGGCCTCGTGAAGCGCAAGGACGTGCGCGGGCTGCGCGAGGCCGGGCTCGCTTGTTTCCTCTACCAGCTCGCGCGCGCATCGGACGACGTCGCGGTGCCGCGCACGCAGCGCGGTCTGCTCGCTTGGCTGCGCGATCTCGGGGCGCCGACGTACGCCGATCTCGCGACGCACGTGACGACGCTCGACGAGGCGATCGACGTCTGCGAGGCCTGGACCGCGAAGCGCGCGTCGCTGCCGTTCGAGATCGACGGCATGGTGCTGAAGATCGACGATCGCGACGCGCACGCGCGGCTCGGTGCGACGAGCCACCATCCGCACTGGGGCGTCGCGTGGAAGTTCCCACCCGAGCGACGCCTCACGCGCGTGCTCGGGATCACGGTGACGGTCGGCAAGTCGGGCAAGCTCACGCCGGTCGCGGAGCTCGCGCCGGTGCGCCTCGCGCAGACGACCGTGGTGCGCGCGAGCCTGCACAACTTCGTCGAGCTCGAGCGCAAGGACGTGCGCGTCGGCGACTGGGTGGCGGTCGAGAAGGCGGGCGACATCATCCCGCAGGTCGCGCTCGCGGAGCACGCGCTCCGCGCGCCGGGCACCGCCTCGTTCACTGCGCCGAGCGTGTGCCCCTCGTGCGGCAGCGCGCTGGAGCGCGAGGAGATCTTCCTCTTCTGCACGAGCCCGCGCTGTCCCGATCAGCTGCGCGAGCGGCTCGCGCACTTCGCGTCGCGCAAGGCGATGGACGTCGAGGGGCTCGGCGACTCGGTGGTCGATCAGCTCGTTACGAAGCTCGCGGTGCGCACGCCGGATCAGCTCTTCGCGCTGCGCGCGCGTGATCTCGCGCAGCTGGACCGCATGGGCGACAAGAGCGCGCAGAAGATCGCGGAGCGCATCGCGGGCGCGAAGGAGCGCGGGCTGACGCGCCTGCTCCACGGGCTCGCGATCCGTCACGTGGGCGAGACGCTCGCGCGCGATCTCGCCCTTCACTTCCGCACGATGGACGCGCTGCTCGCGTTCGCAGAGCGCTACGTCGCGGGCGACCAGGGCGCGATCGCGGAGGTCGCGCCCACGAGCGGGACCGGCGTGATCCCGGGGCTCGCGCGACGGAGCGCGGACGTGATCTTCGCGGTGCTCGCGTCGCCCGCGATGCGCGACATCGTGCGCGGCCTCGCGTCGCACGGCGTGAAGCTCGATGCGGTCGAGGAGCGCGCGATCGCGGTCGAGGGCGTCGCGGGCAAGACGTTCGTGCTCACCGGGACGCTGCCGGGCCTCTCTCGCGAGGCCGCGAGCGCGCGCATCCGGGCCGCGGGCGGCCGCGTGTCGAGCTCGGTGAGCAAGAAGACCGACTACGTCGTCGCGGGCGCCGAGGCGGGCACGAAGCTCGAGCAGGCGCAGAGCCTGGGCGTCGCGGTCCTCGACGAGAGCGCGCTCCTCGCGCTGCTCGCCGGCACGGGCGCGTGA
- a CDS encoding WGR domain-containing protein yields MAKAKAWKLGSPGEPSFPGDFEIVKRAVLQLTDVVNNNNKYYGIELHRAGNAYRVFTHYGRTDDLETNPNAGAKESRYFDDLASADACYAQIYREKTAASKGYKEVSLASSKIGSHKARGTSSGQIDERTLEKIEGEKEKRAAIPKSTLPPGVQSMLQYVYDEATNALTSTVAAKITAHGIETPLGVLTIGQIERGEAILNDAFKVFEQRGTKAQAELSRLSSDFYSAIPHRLGRTRAEIQAAVLDSLEEFAAKQETLQLMRDMLQVNGEGGSVLYDSEIDAKYKALNCEIGWIEPGTGPWKEIADYVERSQIKSKSVKVRNVMTLKRAGEHDAFTDGIGNHRMLFHGSRIKNWVGILSRGILLPKIVVSMGVKRTDAGWLGNGIYFGDAACTSAFYTSPGKKGTRLMSVARVALGKTAEYTKITYGLNGPPEGFDSCHGVRNKPGTSSQFADDEYVVYRTQQQRLEYLVEFTA; encoded by the coding sequence ATGGCCAAGGCGAAGGCGTGGAAGTTGGGGAGCCCAGGGGAGCCCTCGTTCCCCGGCGACTTCGAGATCGTGAAGCGCGCCGTCCTGCAGCTCACCGACGTCGTCAACAACAACAACAAGTACTACGGCATCGAGCTGCACCGCGCGGGCAACGCGTACCGCGTGTTCACGCACTACGGGCGCACCGACGACCTCGAGACGAACCCGAACGCAGGCGCGAAGGAGAGCCGCTACTTCGACGATCTCGCCTCGGCCGACGCGTGTTACGCGCAGATCTATCGCGAGAAGACCGCCGCCTCGAAGGGCTACAAAGAGGTGTCGCTCGCCTCGAGCAAGATCGGCTCGCACAAGGCGCGCGGCACGAGCAGCGGGCAGATCGACGAGCGCACGCTCGAGAAGATCGAGGGCGAGAAGGAGAAGCGCGCCGCGATCCCCAAGTCGACGCTGCCGCCCGGCGTGCAGTCGATGCTGCAGTACGTCTACGACGAGGCGACGAACGCGCTGACGTCGACGGTCGCCGCGAAGATCACCGCGCACGGCATCGAGACGCCGCTCGGCGTGCTGACCATCGGACAGATCGAGCGCGGCGAGGCGATCCTGAACGACGCGTTCAAGGTCTTCGAGCAGCGCGGCACGAAGGCGCAGGCGGAGCTCTCGCGTCTGTCGAGCGACTTCTACTCCGCGATCCCGCACCGCCTCGGCCGCACGCGCGCGGAGATCCAGGCCGCGGTGCTCGACTCGCTCGAGGAGTTCGCGGCGAAGCAGGAGACGCTGCAGCTCATGCGCGACATGCTCCAGGTCAACGGCGAGGGCGGCAGCGTCCTCTACGACTCGGAGATCGACGCGAAGTACAAGGCGCTCAACTGCGAGATCGGCTGGATCGAGCCGGGCACCGGGCCGTGGAAGGAGATCGCAGACTACGTCGAGCGCTCGCAGATCAAGAGCAAGAGCGTGAAGGTGCGCAACGTGATGACGCTGAAGCGCGCCGGCGAGCACGACGCGTTCACCGACGGCATCGGCAACCACCGCATGCTCTTCCACGGATCGCGCATCAAGAACTGGGTCGGCATCCTCTCGCGCGGGATCCTGCTGCCGAAGATCGTCGTCAGCATGGGCGTGAAGCGCACCGACGCAGGCTGGCTCGGCAACGGCATCTACTTCGGCGACGCGGCGTGCACGAGCGCGTTCTACACGTCGCCCGGCAAGAAGGGCACGCGCCTCATGAGCGTCGCGCGCGTCGCGCTCGGCAAGACCGCCGAGTACACGAAGATCACCTACGGGCTGAACGGCCCGCCCGAGGGCTTCGACTCGTGCCACGGCGTGCGCAACAAGCCGGGCACGTCGTCGCAGTTCGCCGACGACGAGTACGTCGTCTATCGCACGCAACAGCAGCGGCTCGAGTACCTCGTCGAGTTCACGGCGTGA
- a CDS encoding macro domain-containing protein produces MLVKVVLCDVNPKVIQAWRATFEENPEVEIVHGSMLDMSTSAWVSPTNSAGRMDGGLDLVIKNYLGVGIEKTLQRTIKDRYAGRMPVGHAACTPTERVQPRFLISTPTMVSSSEDISATMNVALACAAAFQAVHIQNTVEPGTIRSVALPGLGANTGRVPAEICADLMWTAYDLFREHAFTDFAAVRQALESILGDLGPTSTQYKQKAAPGLSQMGITPSKPTIGGALEDFDDSEFEDDEDFSDDE; encoded by the coding sequence ATGCTCGTCAAAGTGGTCCTCTGCGACGTGAACCCGAAGGTCATCCAGGCGTGGCGCGCGACCTTCGAGGAGAACCCCGAGGTCGAGATCGTGCACGGCTCGATGCTCGACATGTCGACCAGCGCATGGGTCTCGCCGACGAACTCGGCGGGCCGCATGGACGGCGGGCTCGATCTCGTGATCAAGAACTACCTCGGCGTCGGCATCGAGAAGACGCTGCAGCGCACCATCAAGGATCGCTACGCGGGACGCATGCCGGTCGGCCACGCAGCGTGCACGCCGACCGAGCGCGTGCAGCCGCGCTTCCTGATCTCGACGCCGACGATGGTCTCGTCGTCGGAGGACATCAGCGCGACGATGAACGTCGCGCTCGCGTGCGCGGCCGCGTTCCAGGCGGTGCACATCCAGAACACGGTCGAGCCGGGCACGATCCGATCGGTCGCGCTGCCGGGCCTCGGTGCGAACACGGGGAGGGTGCCCGCGGAGATCTGCGCGGACCTGATGTGGACCGCGTACGACCTCTTCCGCGAGCACGCGTTCACCGACTTCGCGGCGGTGCGCCAGGCGCTCGAGAGCATCCTCGGCGACCTCGGACCGACGTCGACGCAGTACAAGCAGAAGGCCGCGCCGGGCCTCTCGCAGATGGGCATCACCCCGTCGAAGCCGACGATCGGCGGTGCGCTCGAGGACTTCGACGACTCGGAGTTCGAGGACGACGAAGACTTCAGCGACGACGAATGA